The sequence ACTGATGCTGGCGGGCGTCGATCCGTTTCTCGCCGCGCTGATTGGCGGCGTGCTGGTCGGCGGCGCGCTCGGCGCGATTAACGGCTGTCTGGTGAACTGGACCGGGCTGCATCCGTTCATTATTACGCTCGGCACCAACGCCATTTTCCGCGGCGTCACGCTGGTGATTTCCGATGCCAACTCGGTGTACGGCTTCTCATTTGATTTTGTGAACTTTTTTGCCGCCAGCGTTATCGGCATCCCGGTGCCGGTTATTTTCTCTCTGTTGGTGGCGGTGATCCTGTGGTTTGTCACCACGCGGATGCGCCTGGGCCGCAATATTTACGCTCTGGGCGGTAACAAGAATTCGGCTTTTTACTCCGGCATCGATGTGAAATTCCACATTCTGGTGGTGTTCATCATTTCCGGTATCTGCGCCGGTCTCGCCGGCGTGGTTTCAACCGCGCGTTTGGGCGCGGCGGAGCCGCTGGCGGGAATGGGTTTTGAAACCTATGCCATCGCCAGCGCCATTATCGGCGGCACCAGTTTCTTCGGCGGCAAGGGTCGCATCTTCTCAGTGGTTATAGGCGGACTGATTATCGGCACTATCAATAACGGGCTGAATATCCTGCAAGTACAGACTTATTACCAACTGGTGGTGATGGGCGGGCTGATTATTGCCGCTGTTGCCCTCGATAGGCTTATCAGTAAGTAAGGAATTCCACGATGAAAATATCCCCCTCTTTGATGTGTATGGATCTGCTGAAATTTAAAGAACAGATCGAGTTTATTGATAGCCATGCGGACTATTTTCATATCGATATTATGGATGGTCACTTTGTCCCTAACCTGACGCTTTCGCCCTTTTTTGTCAGCCAGGTGAAAAAGCTGGCAAGCCTGCCGCTGGATTGCCATTTGATGGTCACGCGGCCGCAGGATTATATCGGTCAACTGGCGCGGGCGGGGGCGGACTTCATCACCTTGCATCCGGAAACGATCAACGGCCAGGCGTTTCGCCTGATCGATGAGATCCGCCGCTTCGGCATGAAAGTCGGGCTGATCCTCAATCCGGAAACTCCGGTTGAGGCGATGAAATACTATATTCATAAAGCGGACAAAATTACCGTTATGACCGTCGATCCGGGCTTTGCCGGGCAGCCGTTTATCCCGGAAATGCTGGAAAAAATCACCGAGCTGAAAGCCTGGCGCGAACGCGAAGGGCTTGGCTACGAAATTGAAATCGATGGTTCCTGTAACCAGGGCACCTATCAGAAACTCATCGCGGCCGGGGCGGATGTCTTTATCGTCGGCACCTCCG comes from Brenneria nigrifluens DSM 30175 = ATCC 13028 and encodes:
- the alsC gene encoding D-allose ABC transporter permease, with protein sequence MGITSRVKSDMSEKKPFNFALFWDKYGTFFILAIIVAIFGSLSSEYFLTTNNITQIFVQSSVTVLIGMGEFFAILVAGIDLSVGAILALSGMVTAKLMLAGVDPFLAALIGGVLVGGALGAINGCLVNWTGLHPFIITLGTNAIFRGVTLVISDANSVYGFSFDFVNFFAASVIGIPVPVIFSLLVAVILWFVTTRMRLGRNIYALGGNKNSAFYSGIDVKFHILVVFIISGICAGLAGVVSTARLGAAEPLAGMGFETYAIASAIIGGTSFFGGKGRIFSVVIGGLIIGTINNGLNILQVQTYYQLVVMGGLIIAAVALDRLISK
- the alsE gene encoding D-allulose 6-phosphate 3-epimerase; the protein is MKISPSLMCMDLLKFKEQIEFIDSHADYFHIDIMDGHFVPNLTLSPFFVSQVKKLASLPLDCHLMVTRPQDYIGQLARAGADFITLHPETINGQAFRLIDEIRRFGMKVGLILNPETPVEAMKYYIHKADKITVMTVDPGFAGQPFIPEMLEKITELKAWREREGLGYEIEIDGSCNQGTYQKLIAAGADVFIVGTSGLFNHADNIDEAWSLMAEQILAAKKEVQPHARTA